From one Solanum stenotomum isolate F172 chromosome 12, ASM1918654v1, whole genome shotgun sequence genomic stretch:
- the LOC125848516 gene encoding MACPF domain-containing protein CAD1: protein MEDSNPKKSLASDALITTLSNSIQALGRGFDVTSDIRLLYCKGAPGSRLVHLDEENRVDLLHPDGGILLPNVTVDIECSQELRTIEATPVFTFHEMAKYFNAISNISGDVPLGSFNSMFNFTGSWQQDAAATKSLAMIGHVIPLFTVRLVKLDLLLRDEIKRAVPYSWDPASLASFIENYGTHIVTSATIGGRDVVYIKQHQSSPLLVSDIENYVNDIGEQRFSDSKNLSSAGPLRYKDKDVTVIFRRRGGDDLEQSHDKWASTVETSPDVINMTFTPIVSFLEEVPGIKYLSRAIELYLEYKPPIEDLQYFLDFQIARVWAPEQNNLQRKEPVCSSLQFSLMGPKLYISPDQVTVGRKPVTGLRLSLEGNKQNRLSVNLQHLVSLPKILQPHWDAHMAIGAPKWKGPEEQDSRWFEPIKWKNFSHVSTAPIEHTETSIGDLSGVHIVTGAQLGVWDFGAKSVLHLKLLFSKVPGCTIRRSVWDHSPSNLSAVQRIDGSSTSLQNENKKGDTSSQTGKLAKIVDMTEMSKGPQDAPGHWLVTGAKLGVDKGKIVLRVKYSLLNY, encoded by the exons ATGGAGGATTCAAACCCCAAGAAAAGTTTAGCCTCAGATGCTTTAATTACTACTCTCAGCAACTCAATCCAAGCTCTGGGTAGGGGATTTGATGTCACTTCTGATATTAGGCTTCTGTATTGTAAAGGGGCTCCAGGGTCTCGTTTAGTTCATCTTGATGAGGAAAATCGTGTGGATCTTTTGCACCCAGATGGGGGTATTTTGCTGCCAAATGTTACTGTAGACATTGAATGTTCACAAGAGTTGAGAACCATTGAGGCCACACCTGTTTTTACCTTCCATGAG ATGGCAAAATACTTCAATGCAATCTCCAATATATCTGGTGATGTCCCACTTGGAAGCTTTAACTCCATGTTTAACTTCACTGGTTCATGGCAACAAGATGCAGCAGCTACTAAATCCCTTGCCATGATTGGACATGTTATCCCACTCTTTACAGTGAGATTGGTTAAGTTAGACTTACTTCTACGGGATGAAATTAAACGTGCTGTTCCATACTCTTGGGATCCTGCATCACTGGCAAG CTTTATTGAAAACTATGGCACCCATATTGTCACCTCCGCGACGATCGGTGGTAGGGATGTAGTTTATATTAAACAACACCAGTCATCTCCTTTGTTAGTTTCAGACATTGAAAACTATGTGAACGACATTGGAGAGCAGAGGTTCTCTGATTCGAAGAATCTCTCAAGTGCCGGACCTTTAAGATATAAGGACAAG GATGTTACAGTTATTTTTCGCAGAAGAGGAGGTGATGACCTGGAGCAGAGTCACGACAAGTGGGCAAGCACTGTAGAGACATCACCAGATGTGATCAACATGACATTTACTCCCATTGTGTCATTTCTTGAAGAGGTGCCTGGAATAAAGTACCTGAGCCGCGCAATTGAGTTATACTTAGAAT ACAAGCCACCAATAGAAGATTTACAGTATTTTTTAGATTTCCAAATAGCTCGTGTGTGGGCTCCAGAGCAAAATAACCTTCAAAGAAAGGAGCCTGTATGTTCATCCCTACAGTTCAGTTTGATGGGTCCTAAGCTCTATATTAGCCCAGATCAG GTGACAGTGGGTCGTAAGCCAGTGACAGGGCTCAGGCTCAGCCTAGAAGGTAACAAGCAGAACCGTCTTTCAGTCAATTTGCAGCACCTGGTTTCTCTTCCCAAGATCCTTCAACCCCACTGGGATGCACACATGGCTATAGGTGCTCCAAAATGGAAAGGTCCTGAGGAGCAGGATAGCAGATGGTTTGAACCAATCAAATGGAAAAATTTCTCCCATGTAAGCACAGCACCAATTGAACATACTGAGACTTCCATTGGAGATCTCTCTGGTGTTCACATTGTAACGGGGGCTCAGCTTGGTGTTTGGGATTTTGGTGCCAAGAGTGTCTTGCATCTTAAACTCCTCTTTTCCAAGGTACCTGGCTGTACAATAAGAAGATCGGTATGGGATCACAGTCCATCAAATCTATCAGCAGTACAAAGGATTGATGGTTCTTCAACTTCACTTCAGAACGAAAACAAGAAAGGTGATACTTCCAGCCAAACAGGGAAATTGGCAAAAATTGTAGACATGACAGAAATGTCAAAGGGGCCACAGGATGCACCAGGACACTGGTTGGTAACAGGAGCTAAACTTGGAGTTGATAAAGGAAAAATTGTGCTAAGAGTGAAGTATTCCTTGTTGAATTATTAA